A part of Microbulbifer sp. MI-G genomic DNA contains:
- a CDS encoding pilus assembly protein PilM, with protein MGIFPFLNKGQKAMLGLDISSTAVKLLELSRNGDKYRVEGYAVEPLPPNAVVDKNINDIGAAAEAIRKVVRRSKTRLRQAAVAVSGSAVITKTLEMPADLSDEDLEARIALEADQYIPYPLEEVSLDFEVQGPSEKGDDQVEVLLAACRSENIDQRVSALAEAELEAGVVDVEAYAIERIYTLLEGQLPPQEQLVAAVVDIGATMSALSILVDGKTVYTREQLFGGRQLTDEIQRRYGLSSEEAALAKHQGGSGLPDDYHTEVLEPFRDAVIQQITRSLQFFYSSTSYSDVDYILLCGGVAAMEGLSELVGEKLGKPTLIANPFAGMSISSRVNHKALGREAPALLIAAGLAMREKEY; from the coding sequence ATGGGGATTTTCCCTTTTCTGAATAAAGGCCAAAAGGCCATGCTGGGGCTCGATATTAGCTCTACTGCGGTGAAATTGCTGGAGCTGAGTCGCAATGGTGATAAATATCGAGTGGAGGGTTACGCCGTGGAGCCCCTGCCTCCCAATGCGGTGGTGGACAAAAACATCAACGATATCGGGGCTGCCGCTGAGGCTATCCGCAAGGTGGTGCGCCGATCCAAAACCCGCCTGCGTCAAGCCGCCGTGGCCGTTTCCGGTTCGGCGGTGATTACCAAAACGCTGGAAATGCCCGCGGATCTCTCCGATGAAGACTTGGAGGCGCGGATTGCACTGGAGGCAGACCAGTATATTCCCTACCCCCTCGAAGAAGTCAGTCTGGATTTCGAAGTGCAGGGTCCTTCTGAGAAAGGCGATGATCAGGTGGAGGTTCTGCTGGCAGCATGCCGAAGCGAAAACATTGATCAGCGCGTTTCCGCGCTTGCAGAAGCCGAATTGGAAGCCGGTGTGGTTGATGTGGAAGCCTATGCCATAGAGCGTATATATACTCTTTTGGAAGGACAATTGCCACCACAGGAGCAACTGGTTGCCGCTGTTGTGGATATTGGCGCCACTATGAGTGCTCTGTCCATTTTGGTGGATGGCAAGACCGTTTATACCCGTGAGCAACTTTTCGGTGGGCGTCAACTTACCGATGAAATACAGCGCCGTTACGGCCTGTCATCGGAAGAGGCTGCCCTGGCGAAACACCAGGGCGGTAGCGGACTGCCGGACGATTATCACACTGAGGTGCTGGAACCTTTCCGCGACGCGGTGATTCAGCAAATCACCCGTTCTCTGCAGTTCTTTTACTCTTCAACTTCCTACAGTGATGTCGATTACATCCTGCTCTGCGGCGGTGTTGCGGCCATGGAAGGCTTGTCTGAACTGGTTGGCGAGAAACTGGGCAAGCCCACGTTAATCGCTAACCCGTTTGCGGGGATGAGTATCTCCTCCAGGGTCAATCACAAGGCGCTGGGCAGAGAGGCTCCGGCCCTGCTGATTGCCGCAGGCCTGGCGATGCGGGAAAAGGAATACTGA
- a CDS encoding chemotaxis protein CheW — protein MREVEALPVDVPPEVSSLLLPLQQGQMLVPVDSLSEIIAMQTPVAVCDTPEWYLGDLIWREQRLPLLSFDVMRGDSLDDISENGRIAVLSSGNPDGDLPYFALVLRGTPRLVRVTPEELALREQCLNPGELMHVALSGEEAVIPDLQGLECACLKYRRTE, from the coding sequence ATGCGTGAAGTTGAAGCCCTACCGGTGGATGTCCCCCCTGAGGTAAGCAGTCTGTTGCTGCCCCTGCAGCAGGGGCAGATGCTGGTACCCGTAGACAGTCTCTCCGAAATCATTGCGATGCAGACTCCGGTGGCTGTGTGCGATACGCCTGAATGGTATCTGGGGGACCTTATCTGGCGTGAGCAACGCCTGCCGCTGTTGTCTTTTGATGTGATGCGCGGTGATTCCCTCGACGATATCTCGGAGAATGGGCGCATCGCTGTTCTGAGCAGTGGCAATCCCGATGGCGACCTGCCATATTTCGCGCTTGTACTACGGGGGACTCCACGCCTAGTCCGTGTAACCCCGGAAGAACTGGCGCTGCGTGAGCAATGCCTGAACCCCGGCGAACTAATGCACGTTGCCCTCTCTGGGGAGGAGGCTGTCATACCCGATTTACAGGGGCTGGAGTGTGCCTGTCTAAAATACCGCAGGACGGAGTGA
- a CDS encoding PilN domain-containing protein — MAKINLLPWRQEYRAQKQKEFQQIALLVVMAAAVSVFLWMETVDQQVDRQKARNQILQVRINALNKQVAEIKELKKHRQELIDRMRVIQELQGNRPLAVRYFDELVQATPEGLWLTSLVRKGNSLALSGVAESNNRVSSFMRNLDQSDWYDSPILTDVTASPAFGEQASAFQLGINLSGRKKDSEQADADN; from the coding sequence ATGGCCAAGATTAACCTGCTCCCCTGGCGCCAGGAATACCGGGCCCAGAAGCAAAAAGAATTTCAGCAGATTGCCCTGCTGGTTGTGATGGCGGCAGCGGTGTCTGTATTTCTTTGGATGGAAACTGTGGATCAGCAGGTTGATCGCCAGAAAGCGCGCAACCAGATCCTGCAGGTGAGGATCAACGCTCTGAATAAACAGGTCGCGGAAATCAAGGAATTGAAAAAGCACCGCCAAGAGCTGATTGATCGCATGCGGGTAATCCAGGAGTTGCAGGGCAACCGCCCCCTGGCTGTGCGCTATTTCGATGAGCTGGTGCAGGCTACACCAGAGGGGCTATGGCTGACTTCTCTTGTGCGTAAGGGCAATAGCTTGGCCCTTTCTGGTGTCGCGGAATCCAACAATCGGGTCTCATCCTTTATGCGCAACCTGGACCAATCAGACTGGTATGACTCACCCATACTCACGGATGTCACGGCAAGTCCTGCGTTTGGGGAGCAGGCGAGCGCTTTTCAGCTCGGAATCAACCTGAGTGGGCGTAAAAAGGACAGTGAACAAGCCGATGCAGACAATTGA
- a CDS encoding Hpt domain-containing protein translates to MKNWGLGVNHDNPNFLALDWLIGEINETMAQARQLLETFADDPDAGAPLLQNCLSLVHQVHGSLHMAQLSGAAMLAEEMEQLVQALASGGIENTEETREFLMRALLELPLYLEKVSFQRRDNAVLLLPLLNDLRAVRRERLITEGALFSPDLSPLEQVTGKRQPLTADSAKLQELVTKLRKMYHVAAAGLIRDVNSGESLAYLNKIVEKMQLLYRGSVRESLWAVLLGIFEAIGEHRLSVQPALRHLLRRVDVEFRLLQGHGARVLDARLDADFLRNLLFYVYLAGPNGPRCHDLYLRFGLDRAVPGTPRPDTEDVLAMGPEALGTAITALREELQWVREALEPSSAASEQPPLSEIAVVVKRVADTLGVLGLETQRARARDIYGYLRDASRGSDVEEYLMRAAGELVQLNSALAANIDRNKRVDDEQPIMGDATDSVRREAHLGLEAVKEAVMEYVASHWDISYLSRVPQRLQEVCGGLEMVGYRRASEIIAACKHYIGKSLIEKAEQPEWHMLDTLADAITSVEYYLERRCEGLEDAEMLLALAEDSVANLGFPLSGERRNPPESADSTDEAVPENEAVGGDREAFALFDTECTEAGKAEGEIEHESSPAAEPAGGGTPFTSAKAESMETPAEPLRFFERDEVPNKNPIAADNNTEGAHALSAGDGVPATEKAHGLLSGEHSPKPLHVSAPALEDAIGKPIPMDEETPIAPEANTHIGPALESPEKLTGVQASTGDDEGLIDEEIVEIFLEEAGEVLAHIRNYFPDWAVDFANVGALVEFRRGFHTLKGSGRMVEALDIGELAWAVENMLNRIIDDSVKPQGAHVRLVERVCEKLPSMIEAFRGGRGDPDQQQTLQLQAWAEQLSHGRIPAELEMQSAGRVQSPVEEDNGEDRAQLWEIFAQEAETHLAVVGGFIEDMRTAAPVYGVPSDPLHRALHTLKGSAHMAEVNVVAELMAPLERFAKELRIYQVPIDGDILELINDGASYVRQVLAQIRAGKPLGIGRSEQFLARVAELQERSVGHLIREREANEPRAVDPELLAVLMADGMRVLLDADQVLNHWRANPADKSQVTLVAEELKVLQEAASHAQLQTLAELSQLLLGVYHRVLSGQLEGEPALWASLEQGHNELLDLVDAVAAAQDLPEVSEAVGEALRYLAQGVAVTEVPEEDYDLSELGINGPEFGIVQTLEQSRDTAVECGPAHGVEKAVADSTSEGVQKAPAALSGLQVTAVPEHGPQQSADATLGVHTAETSEPEATPVESSSVAEVSAAGYRQEVGAEQENLLAEIDPDVVDVFMEEAVDLADELEALIQNWEDAPEDRKQAEALKRVLHTFKGGARMAGLIGLGEVAHRFETVIEQMRDDIQPSRQFFAGAHGIHDRIADGVETVRAWMSGKQSEAFVQLLVADWADQDPRGRAAETTESEAVVLELAQAAEDVTADARSGVSAPQSLSTEGLKENEPSDCPAQREVVQGSGNILPFIRKSEGSDEVAGPARNQPQEMVRVAAELLEELVNLAGETAISRGRLEEQMSEFGLALDEMDSTLVRLNEQLRRLDRETEAQILFRHEQLAEQDGNFDPLEMDRYSSIQQLSRSLLESTSDLMELRSTLDNKARDTETLLLQQSRVNTELQEGLMRSRMVPFSRLVPRLRRIVRQVSAELGKQVDLVFSNVEGELDRSMLERMVAPLEHMLRNAVDHGIEVPKARLAAGKPERGRIEVALTREGSEVVLTICDDGAGVDLIKVREKAVENGLMRPDAELSNNEILQFILQAGFTTAEKVTQISGRGVGMDVVSAELKQIGGGVHINSQAGAGTEFVVRLPFTVSVNRALMVKIGEDLFALPLNTIEGIVRLSPFELEHYYRTGDARFEYAGDRYEVCYFGTLLKSGAQPKLSVDDMQLPVLLVRSEGHAMALQVDAIRGSREIVVKSLGPQFAGVQGVSGATVTGDGTVVVILDAHALLRRQATQLARPAMPQLQLQTTPKRETEEHQQTVMVVDDSVTVRKVTTRFLEREGYLVNTAKDGQDAVIQLQDKIPDLILLDIEMPRMDGFEVARHIRSSSRLRDIPIVMVTSRTGSKHRDHAMSLGVNHYLGKPYQEDVLLETIREYAGTSAVGR, encoded by the coding sequence ATGAAAAATTGGGGACTTGGCGTGAATCACGACAATCCAAACTTCCTGGCCCTGGATTGGCTGATCGGTGAAATCAACGAGACCATGGCGCAGGCGCGTCAACTGCTCGAGACATTTGCTGACGATCCAGATGCCGGTGCACCACTGTTGCAAAACTGTCTGTCTCTGGTCCATCAGGTACACGGCAGCCTGCATATGGCACAGCTTTCCGGTGCCGCCATGCTGGCTGAGGAGATGGAACAACTGGTTCAGGCGTTAGCCAGTGGTGGTATCGAAAATACGGAAGAGACCCGTGAGTTTCTTATGCGCGCGCTGTTGGAGTTGCCCCTGTACCTGGAAAAAGTCTCTTTCCAGCGTCGGGACAATGCGGTGCTCCTGCTGCCTCTTCTCAACGACTTGCGTGCGGTGCGTCGTGAGCGTCTGATCACAGAAGGTGCGCTTTTTTCTCCCGACCTTTCCCCTCTGGAGCAGGTCACCGGCAAGCGCCAGCCGCTGACCGCGGACAGTGCGAAACTGCAGGAGCTGGTCACCAAACTGAGAAAGATGTATCACGTCGCTGCGGCAGGCCTGATTCGGGATGTGAACAGCGGTGAGAGCCTGGCCTACCTGAACAAAATTGTTGAAAAGATGCAGTTGCTTTACCGCGGCAGTGTGCGCGAGTCCCTATGGGCGGTTCTGCTGGGCATCTTTGAAGCCATCGGTGAGCATCGGCTCAGTGTACAGCCCGCCCTGCGCCACCTGCTGCGCAGGGTCGATGTGGAGTTCCGCCTGCTGCAGGGCCACGGTGCCAGGGTACTGGATGCACGCCTTGATGCAGATTTCCTGCGCAACCTGCTTTTCTACGTCTACCTGGCCGGTCCCAACGGTCCGCGTTGCCACGATCTGTACCTGCGTTTTGGCCTGGACAGAGCGGTTCCGGGCACACCTCGGCCCGATACCGAGGATGTGCTGGCAATGGGCCCCGAGGCTCTCGGCACCGCGATCACCGCTCTGCGCGAAGAGCTTCAATGGGTGCGCGAAGCCCTGGAGCCGAGCAGCGCTGCGAGTGAACAACCGCCATTGAGCGAAATTGCGGTGGTGGTCAAACGGGTTGCGGATACCCTCGGCGTGCTCGGGCTTGAGACGCAGCGCGCTCGTGCCCGCGACATATACGGATATTTGCGCGATGCCTCCCGTGGCAGCGATGTTGAGGAGTATCTGATGCGCGCCGCCGGCGAGCTGGTACAACTGAATTCCGCCCTGGCGGCCAATATCGATCGCAATAAACGGGTTGATGATGAACAGCCGATTATGGGCGATGCTACAGATTCGGTTCGGCGTGAGGCGCACCTGGGGTTGGAGGCAGTTAAAGAGGCGGTGATGGAGTATGTCGCCAGTCACTGGGACATTAGTTACCTGAGCCGGGTGCCACAGCGCCTGCAGGAAGTCTGTGGTGGCTTGGAAATGGTGGGCTATCGGCGCGCCAGCGAAATAATCGCCGCCTGTAAGCACTATATCGGGAAGTCCCTGATCGAGAAGGCCGAGCAGCCCGAGTGGCACATGCTGGATACCCTGGCCGATGCCATTACCAGTGTTGAATATTATCTCGAGCGCCGCTGCGAGGGTCTTGAGGATGCCGAGATGCTACTGGCATTGGCCGAAGACAGTGTCGCCAATCTGGGCTTTCCCCTCAGTGGGGAGAGGCGGAATCCCCCCGAGAGCGCCGATTCCACAGATGAAGCAGTACCGGAGAACGAAGCTGTTGGTGGGGATAGAGAGGCTTTTGCACTATTTGATACGGAGTGTACCGAGGCTGGGAAAGCCGAAGGTGAAATAGAGCATGAGTCCAGTCCTGCAGCGGAGCCTGCAGGGGGAGGTACTCCCTTCACCTCCGCAAAGGCGGAGAGCATGGAAACCCCTGCTGAGCCCCTGAGGTTCTTTGAGCGGGATGAAGTACCCAATAAGAACCCTATTGCGGCTGACAATAACACTGAGGGTGCACATGCCCTTTCCGCAGGCGATGGGGTGCCGGCTACAGAAAAGGCGCATGGATTACTGAGCGGTGAGCATTCTCCCAAGCCTTTACATGTATCCGCTCCGGCATTGGAAGATGCGATTGGTAAACCGATACCAATGGATGAAGAGACGCCCATCGCGCCGGAAGCGAATACCCACATCGGACCGGCCTTGGAGTCGCCTGAGAAATTAACAGGGGTACAGGCATCGACCGGTGATGACGAGGGCCTGATCGATGAAGAGATTGTAGAAATATTTCTCGAAGAGGCCGGTGAAGTTCTCGCCCATATTCGCAATTACTTCCCCGATTGGGCGGTCGATTTTGCCAATGTGGGTGCCCTGGTGGAATTTCGCCGCGGTTTCCACACCCTAAAGGGGTCGGGCCGCATGGTCGAGGCACTGGATATCGGCGAGCTGGCCTGGGCGGTGGAGAACATGCTCAACCGCATTATCGATGACAGTGTGAAACCCCAGGGTGCCCATGTGCGGTTGGTCGAGCGGGTCTGCGAGAAACTGCCCTCTATGATCGAGGCCTTTCGCGGCGGTCGGGGTGATCCGGATCAGCAGCAAACCTTGCAGCTGCAAGCCTGGGCAGAGCAGCTCAGCCATGGGCGTATCCCCGCGGAACTGGAAATGCAGAGCGCCGGCAGAGTTCAGAGCCCCGTAGAGGAGGACAATGGGGAGGATCGGGCACAACTCTGGGAGATCTTTGCTCAGGAGGCGGAGACCCACTTGGCGGTGGTGGGCGGATTCATTGAGGATATGCGTACCGCTGCGCCGGTTTACGGAGTGCCCAGCGATCCTTTGCATCGGGCGCTGCACACCCTGAAAGGCTCTGCTCATATGGCGGAAGTTAACGTGGTCGCCGAATTGATGGCGCCGCTGGAACGATTCGCCAAAGAGTTGCGTATTTATCAAGTGCCGATTGACGGCGACATACTGGAATTGATCAATGATGGGGCCAGCTATGTACGTCAGGTGTTGGCCCAGATCCGTGCTGGGAAACCGTTGGGCATTGGAAGATCTGAGCAGTTCCTCGCCCGAGTGGCCGAGCTGCAGGAGCGCTCTGTTGGCCACTTGATCCGCGAGCGCGAGGCCAACGAGCCCAGGGCGGTGGACCCGGAACTGCTCGCGGTACTGATGGCCGACGGAATGCGAGTTTTGCTGGATGCCGACCAAGTGCTGAATCATTGGCGTGCCAATCCCGCCGACAAGTCCCAGGTCACCCTCGTTGCCGAAGAACTCAAGGTTTTACAGGAAGCGGCCAGTCACGCTCAACTGCAGACTCTGGCGGAGCTTTCCCAGTTACTCTTGGGTGTCTACCACAGGGTACTTTCCGGTCAGCTTGAAGGTGAGCCGGCGCTGTGGGCGTCCTTGGAACAGGGGCACAATGAACTGCTGGACCTGGTTGATGCTGTCGCCGCTGCGCAGGATTTGCCGGAGGTGAGTGAGGCTGTCGGGGAGGCACTGCGTTACCTGGCACAAGGTGTGGCGGTCACCGAAGTGCCCGAGGAGGATTACGATCTGAGTGAACTGGGTATTAACGGCCCAGAATTCGGCATTGTGCAGACGCTGGAGCAGTCCCGCGATACCGCCGTTGAATGTGGGCCTGCGCACGGAGTTGAAAAGGCGGTGGCAGACAGCACCAGTGAAGGGGTGCAAAAAGCGCCCGCTGCGCTTTCAGGGCTACAGGTGACAGCGGTGCCGGAGCATGGGCCGCAACAGTCTGCAGATGCCACACTCGGGGTGCATACAGCGGAGACAAGCGAACCTGAGGCAACCCCTGTTGAGTCATCATCGGTGGCGGAAGTCAGTGCCGCCGGGTATCGCCAGGAGGTAGGCGCTGAGCAAGAAAACCTGCTCGCAGAAATCGATCCCGATGTTGTCGACGTCTTTATGGAGGAAGCGGTTGATCTTGCCGACGAGTTGGAGGCCTTGATCCAAAACTGGGAAGATGCACCGGAAGACCGGAAACAGGCGGAAGCGCTCAAGCGGGTGCTGCATACCTTTAAAGGCGGTGCGCGCATGGCTGGCCTTATAGGGCTTGGCGAAGTGGCCCACCGATTTGAAACCGTGATTGAGCAAATGCGGGATGACATTCAGCCATCTCGGCAGTTTTTTGCCGGTGCCCACGGTATCCACGACCGTATTGCCGACGGCGTTGAAACTGTGCGCGCCTGGATGTCCGGAAAACAATCGGAAGCCTTTGTGCAATTGCTGGTCGCCGACTGGGCCGATCAGGATCCCCGAGGGCGTGCTGCCGAAACGACGGAGAGCGAGGCTGTGGTCCTGGAACTGGCACAAGCCGCCGAAGATGTTACCGCTGACGCTCGGTCAGGGGTGAGTGCACCGCAATCCTTATCCACAGAAGGGCTGAAGGAGAATGAGCCCTCTGATTGTCCAGCGCAACGGGAAGTTGTCCAGGGCAGTGGCAACATACTGCCGTTTATCCGCAAGTCGGAGGGCTCGGATGAGGTAGCGGGTCCCGCCAGAAACCAGCCCCAGGAAATGGTCCGCGTCGCCGCTGAGCTGTTGGAAGAACTGGTGAACCTAGCCGGCGAGACCGCCATTTCACGCGGTCGGCTCGAAGAGCAGATGAGTGAGTTCGGACTGGCGCTCGACGAAATGGATTCAACCCTGGTGAGGCTCAATGAGCAGTTGCGCCGCCTGGATAGGGAAACCGAGGCGCAGATCCTGTTTCGGCACGAACAGCTCGCTGAGCAGGACGGTAACTTCGATCCGCTGGAAATGGATCGCTACTCCTCCATCCAGCAGTTGTCCCGCTCCCTGTTGGAATCCACTTCTGACCTGATGGAGCTTCGCTCCACCCTCGATAACAAAGCGCGGGATACCGAGACCCTGCTGCTGCAACAGTCGCGGGTAAATACGGAACTGCAGGAGGGCCTGATGCGCAGCCGCATGGTGCCCTTCTCCCGCCTGGTGCCACGCCTTCGCAGGATCGTGCGACAGGTGAGTGCAGAACTCGGCAAGCAGGTAGATCTGGTGTTCTCCAATGTTGAAGGGGAGTTGGACCGGTCCATGCTTGAGCGCATGGTGGCACCGCTGGAGCACATGCTGCGCAACGCGGTGGACCACGGCATCGAAGTGCCGAAGGCGCGTCTCGCTGCGGGCAAGCCCGAGCGCGGTCGAATTGAGGTCGCTCTGACGCGCGAGGGCAGTGAGGTGGTGCTGACCATCTGCGATGACGGTGCCGGCGTCGATCTGATAAAGGTGCGGGAAAAAGCCGTGGAAAATGGCCTGATGCGCCCGGACGCAGAGCTGTCCAATAATGAGATACTGCAGTTTATCCTGCAGGCGGGCTTTACCACTGCGGAAAAAGTGACCCAGATTTCCGGTCGTGGGGTGGGTATGGATGTGGTTTCTGCAGAGCTGAAGCAGATTGGTGGCGGCGTGCATATCAATTCCCAGGCGGGAGCGGGTACCGAGTTTGTCGTGCGTCTGCCGTTTACCGTGTCTGTCAATCGCGCGCTGATGGTAAAAATCGGTGAGGACCTGTTTGCCTTGCCCCTGAATACCATTGAGGGCATCGTACGTCTCAGCCCCTTCGAACTGGAGCATTACTATCGCACCGGCGACGCCCGCTTTGAGTATGCCGGTGATCGCTATGAGGTCTGTTATTTCGGCACTTTGCTCAAATCGGGTGCCCAGCCAAAACTCAGTGTCGACGATATGCAGTTGCCGGTTCTGCTGGTGCGTTCCGAGGGCCATGCCATGGCGCTGCAGGTGGATGCTATCCGCGGCAGCCGTGAGATCGTGGTGAAGAGTCTGGGGCCGCAGTTTGCCGGCGTACAGGGGGTATCCGGGGCAACGGTAACTGGCGACGGCACCGTGGTGGTGATCCTCGACGCCCACGCCCTGCTGCGTCGACAGGCCACCCAGCTGGCGCGCCCGGCAATGCCACAATTACAGTTGCAGACGACGCCGAAGCGGGAGACGGAAGAGCACCAGCAGACAGTGATGGTGGTGGATGATTCAGTCACCGTGCGCAAGGTGACCACCCGCTTCCTTGAACGCGAAGGCTACCTCGTCAATACCGCCAAGGATGGCCAGGATGCAGTGATCCAGTTGCAAGACAAGATCCCCGACCTCATCCTGCTGGATATCGAGATGCCGCGTATGGATGGTTTCGAGGTGGCGCGGCATATTCGCTCCAGCAGTCGACTGCGGGATATCCCCATTGTGATGGTCACATCCCGTACCGGTAGCAAGCATCGCGATCACGCCATGTCGCTAGGTGTGAACCACTATCTGGGCAAGCCCTACCAGGAAGACGTATTGCTGGAAACCATTCGCGAGTATGCGGGAACTTCAGCTGTTGGCAGATGA
- a CDS encoding penicillin-binding protein 1A codes for MTAKVQNRLLGLLWLCLAGLSASAMVLASIYLYLKPGLPSIESLRDIRLQTPLRVYSQDMKLIGEFGEKRRSPITIEQTPEPFIQAILAAEDASFYSHNGVSIKGLIRAASQLIQTGAIQSGGSTLTMQVARNFFLSREQRFIRKFNEILLSLQIERELTKDEILTLYINKIFLGNRAYGFQAAAQVYYGRDIKALNLAQWAMMAGLPKAPSTFNPIANPTRALVRRNWILKRMLDLGYIDQDAYKHSITAPVTARYHSRDLDLDAPYIAEMARKEAVALFGDSAYTDGYQVVTTVDSRLQDAARKALQHGLETYDTRHGYRGPEQRLPPELLHDSDQLIDLLNEIPVLGGLEPAVVTAVEPRQLQVQLRDRRVVEIPWRNGLNAIRPYISESARGPRLQSAEKMFAPGDVVRLRHIVLTPRKNASHTASNPTDEEIPNPDPFADPDESDSELSEAQVTEEWALAQVPAAQGALVSIDPKDGAIRALVGGYDFRQSHFNRVTQAARQPGSSFKPFIYASAIERGYTAASMINDAPIIFEETNLQDVWRPENDGGTFLGPTRLRTALYKSRNMVSIRLLQALGLDYALGFIEGFGFERSKLARNLTIALGSSALTPLDMVRGYAAFANGGYRVEPYLVDRVLDVNGEVLYQALPLTVCTDCPEPGIDAQGFKEEPLDLAAWQQAEEGPDQGKGPVKLNVLPVGPLDPAKNQARPLAPRAMTVETTYIMDSILKDVIKKGTGRRALVMKRGDIAGKTGTTNGPRDAWFSGYSPYLATSAWVGFDSYGELGKNEYGGSAALPIWIEFMSAALKGLPERHLPQPDNIMTVRINPKNGLRTSYGGMFEIFRTNRVPGREVYNPYRHRYTDDDRDMPGRERPVESLPEELF; via the coding sequence ATGACCGCAAAAGTCCAAAACCGCCTGCTGGGGCTGCTCTGGCTCTGCCTCGCCGGCCTGTCGGCTAGCGCCATGGTGCTCGCCAGCATTTACCTCTACCTGAAGCCGGGGCTGCCCTCCATTGAAAGTTTGCGGGATATTCGCCTGCAGACACCCCTGCGGGTCTATTCACAGGATATGAAACTGATTGGCGAATTCGGGGAAAAACGGCGCAGCCCGATTACCATCGAGCAAACACCCGAGCCCTTTATCCAGGCCATTCTCGCCGCCGAGGATGCGAGCTTTTACTCCCATAACGGCGTCTCCATCAAAGGGCTGATCCGGGCCGCCTCCCAACTGATACAAACCGGTGCCATTCAGTCCGGTGGCAGCACCCTGACGATGCAAGTGGCACGCAACTTCTTTTTGAGCCGCGAGCAGCGCTTTATACGCAAATTCAATGAAATCCTGCTTTCCCTACAGATAGAGCGCGAACTCACGAAGGACGAGATCCTGACGCTGTACATTAACAAGATTTTTCTGGGTAACCGCGCCTACGGTTTCCAGGCGGCCGCCCAAGTCTACTATGGGCGCGATATCAAGGCACTCAACCTGGCCCAGTGGGCCATGATGGCGGGACTGCCGAAGGCCCCTTCCACCTTCAATCCCATTGCCAATCCAACCCGTGCACTGGTGCGCCGCAACTGGATTCTGAAGCGTATGCTGGATCTGGGGTATATCGACCAGGATGCCTACAAACACTCCATCACCGCCCCGGTCACTGCCCGCTATCACAGTCGGGACCTGGACCTGGATGCCCCTTACATTGCCGAAATGGCTCGCAAGGAGGCCGTGGCACTGTTTGGCGATAGCGCCTATACCGATGGCTATCAGGTGGTTACAACCGTGGATAGCCGCCTTCAGGATGCGGCGCGAAAGGCCCTGCAACACGGGCTCGAAACCTACGATACCCGCCACGGCTACCGCGGCCCTGAGCAGCGTTTGCCGCCAGAACTATTGCACGATAGTGACCAGCTGATTGATCTGCTCAATGAAATTCCTGTGCTCGGCGGCCTCGAGCCCGCTGTGGTCACTGCCGTGGAGCCCAGGCAGCTTCAGGTGCAGTTGCGGGATCGACGGGTAGTGGAGATTCCCTGGCGCAACGGGCTCAATGCCATTCGTCCCTACATCTCCGAGAGTGCCCGGGGCCCGCGCCTGCAATCCGCTGAAAAAATGTTTGCACCGGGCGATGTGGTGCGCCTGCGCCACATTGTCTTGACCCCCCGTAAAAACGCCAGCCATACCGCCTCGAACCCAACCGACGAGGAAATTCCCAACCCGGATCCATTTGCCGATCCCGATGAAAGCGATTCAGAGCTCTCGGAAGCGCAGGTCACCGAGGAGTGGGCGTTAGCCCAGGTGCCGGCAGCTCAGGGAGCGCTGGTTTCCATCGACCCCAAAGACGGTGCCATACGCGCTCTGGTTGGCGGCTACGATTTCCGTCAGAGCCACTTCAATCGGGTGACTCAGGCAGCGCGACAGCCAGGCTCAAGTTTCAAGCCCTTTATTTACGCCTCCGCCATTGAACGGGGCTATACGGCTGCCAGTATGATCAACGATGCGCCGATTATTTTTGAAGAAACCAACCTGCAGGATGTGTGGCGCCCCGAGAATGATGGCGGCACCTTTCTCGGGCCAACCCGCTTGCGTACGGCGCTGTATAAATCACGTAACATGGTTTCCATCCGCCTGCTACAGGCCCTTGGGCTCGATTATGCCCTTGGCTTTATTGAAGGCTTCGGGTTCGAACGCAGCAAGCTCGCGCGCAACCTGACCATTGCCCTGGGCAGTTCTGCGCTCACTCCCCTTGACATGGTGCGCGGCTATGCCGCCTTTGCCAACGGCGGCTACCGGGTGGAACCCTATCTGGTGGACCGGGTTTTGGATGTCAATGGCGAGGTACTCTACCAGGCACTGCCTCTCACCGTGTGTACTGACTGCCCCGAACCCGGTATCGATGCCCAGGGTTTCAAGGAGGAGCCGCTTGACCTGGCAGCTTGGCAACAGGCTGAGGAAGGCCCTGATCAGGGCAAGGGGCCCGTTAAGTTGAACGTGTTGCCGGTAGGGCCCCTGGACCCTGCAAAGAACCAGGCGCGTCCCCTGGCCCCACGCGCCATGACCGTGGAAACCACCTACATCATGGATTCCATCCTCAAGGATGTCATCAAGAAAGGAACCGGGCGCCGCGCCCTCGTGATGAAACGCGGCGATATCGCCGGTAAGACCGGCACGACCAATGGCCCCCGGGATGCATGGTTCTCCGGATACAGCCCATACCTGGCTACCAGTGCCTGGGTGGGCTTCGACTCCTATGGGGAACTCGGCAAGAATGAGTACGGTGGCTCCGCCGCGCTACCTATCTGGATCGAATTTATGTCCGCAGCTCTCAAGGGCCTGCCGGAGCGCCACCTGCCCCAACCCGACAATATCATGACCGTGCGTATCAACCCTAAGAATGGCTTGCGCACTTCCTATGGCGGCATGTTCGAGATTTTCCGAACCAATCGTGTACCCGGGCGGGAGGTCTATAACCCCTACCGCCACAGATATACCGACGACGATAGGGATATGCCCGGACGGGAACGGCCGGTTGAATCCCTGCCCGAGGAACTGTTTTAA